The following proteins are encoded in a genomic region of Methylobacterium tardum:
- a CDS encoding methyltransferase, TIGR04325 family encodes MDNIKSAGASINECRSHKAPLRVRQVRLTGAALNWMSRLAPARRVINFTRVAPGFRFLYRMALGYQRSYRTLEEAEAAVSAYAQHGHQNPANADLHLTLNKRARPSDYAALFHLQRLLPNIRSIFDLGGNVGNLYYCYSEFFPEKDLIWTVHDLPENVARGRALAQRRGADRLSFADTWREASGVDLLLISGALHYLKQPLAGMLATLETLPRYILINRTPVTNGPSFAAVQDSGPFRVACLVRNRQALLKDLEGAGYRLLDTWHAAELALQIPGDHDHTVPFYSGFLLEHNPASAATQSGQEIRAED; translated from the coding sequence ATGGACAACATCAAATCCGCAGGAGCCAGCATCAATGAATGTCGAAGCCATAAAGCCCCCCTGCGCGTCCGCCAAGTCCGGCTCACCGGAGCCGCGCTGAACTGGATGAGTCGGCTGGCTCCGGCTCGGCGCGTGATCAACTTCACGCGGGTCGCACCTGGATTCCGCTTCCTGTATCGAATGGCTCTCGGCTATCAAAGATCTTACCGGACATTGGAGGAGGCCGAGGCTGCGGTTTCAGCCTATGCGCAGCATGGTCACCAAAACCCTGCAAATGCCGACCTTCATCTCACTCTGAACAAGCGCGCGCGCCCCAGTGACTATGCTGCGCTCTTCCACTTGCAGCGCCTGCTTCCCAACATCCGATCGATCTTCGATCTGGGAGGCAACGTCGGCAATCTATATTATTGCTACTCAGAGTTTTTCCCAGAAAAAGATCTGATCTGGACCGTCCACGACCTCCCGGAGAACGTCGCTCGCGGGCGAGCGCTGGCGCAACGGCGCGGCGCAGATCGGCTCTCATTCGCGGATACGTGGCGCGAAGCCAGCGGTGTGGATCTTCTCCTGATTTCAGGCGCCTTGCACTACCTGAAGCAGCCGCTCGCGGGCATGCTTGCGACGCTGGAAACCCTTCCAAGATACATTCTCATCAACCGGACGCCGGTAACGAATGGTCCATCGTTCGCGGCGGTGCAGGATAGTGGGCCCTTTCGGGTGGCCTGCCTGGTCAGGAACCGACAGGCGCTCCTGAAGGACCTTGAAGGCGCCGGTTATCGCTTGCTAGACACTTGGCATGCCGCGGAGCTGGCCCTCCAAATTCCGGGTGATCACGATCATACGGTTCCTTTCTATTCCGGGTTTCTGCTGGAACATAACCCAGCTTCCGCCGCGACGCAGTCCGGACAGGAGATCCGCGCCGAAGACTGA
- a CDS encoding cupin-like domain-containing protein — MTTVQKGEAATVHWATREPAEVCRRALHHEPFRATHPLAAHPLFTIDALMRLAREVSKRKGDLYFDAGDVSIGDKWGKIPVPDRPVTDVIERIESAGAWIVMKHVELNPAYAAVLADWAAFVRDVAGPSGAHLLRKPEMLVFITSPNRVTPFHFDAEVNFLVQIAGSKDLWVCDPNDRTVTTEEELEIYYAGDIAAGHYKPRVDVEAQHFQLDPGDAVHIPTHGAHWVKNHNNISISLSLNFEFPAWYRADIYRANHYLRRLGVTPRGPGCSVLSDRAKAATGAAIRLTRDARRRLVSGARA; from the coding sequence ATGACGACGGTGCAAAAGGGAGAGGCCGCCACTGTTCACTGGGCGACGCGCGAGCCTGCCGAGGTCTGTCGGCGGGCCCTTCACCATGAGCCGTTCCGGGCAACCCACCCGTTGGCCGCACATCCGCTCTTCACGATCGACGCCTTGATGCGCCTCGCGCGTGAGGTGAGTAAGCGCAAGGGCGATCTCTACTTCGACGCGGGCGACGTCAGCATCGGCGACAAATGGGGAAAGATCCCTGTACCGGACCGACCGGTGACCGACGTCATCGAGCGGATCGAGAGCGCAGGCGCCTGGATCGTCATGAAGCATGTCGAGTTGAACCCGGCCTACGCTGCGGTTCTCGCGGACTGGGCCGCCTTCGTACGCGACGTGGCAGGACCTTCGGGGGCTCACCTGCTCCGCAAGCCCGAGATGCTGGTCTTCATCACCTCGCCCAATCGGGTCACGCCGTTCCATTTCGACGCCGAGGTCAATTTCCTGGTGCAGATCGCCGGATCCAAGGATCTGTGGGTCTGCGATCCGAATGATCGCACCGTCACGACCGAGGAAGAGCTTGAGATTTATTATGCGGGCGACATCGCGGCGGGCCACTACAAGCCGAGGGTCGATGTCGAGGCGCAGCATTTTCAGCTCGATCCCGGCGATGCGGTTCATATCCCGACCCATGGTGCCCACTGGGTCAAGAACCACAACAATATCTCGATCTCCCTGAGCCTCAATTTTGAATTCCCGGCCTGGTATCGCGCCGACATCTACCGGGCCAATCACTATCTCCGGCGCCTCGGCGTCACGCCACGCGGGCCCGGCTGCTCCGTCCTGAGCGATCGCGCCAAAGCGGCCACGGGGGCGGCGATCCGCCTGACGCGGGATGCGCGGAGACGCCTGGTCTCGGGTGCGCGGGCCTGA
- a CDS encoding HlyD family secretion protein: MPWNSRWMRVLVGVLLLSAAILAVLPSFTGYTSLDGTVNARFAVVSAPIEGVVSDTPPKVGTALPEDTSVFFINNDRIARTAEAQLDADLGAAKEKLRALEMQAKDLSALKTDLVGRLKEYQQASITSIQQEIVIRQQRIATAQANKTSAEADLARKQTLGATGVVAGSSVEQARAASVGASSEQNIAKAELERLQRQLDALKRGTFVGEGRNDVPYSQQRTDEVTIQLANVEAQIRIEKARTQQLSVQLSLERSRNDRLSFVAVQIPFKGVIWRNNVVAGSNVLVGNELMRLLDCRDLFVDILVDEVNYDEIKPGDRADVRLLGTSQVIGGRVVSVRGSAAAVEETVLAAIPPQSRGKNARIRVALDPSDMQTDYANFCQVGRTVQVRFARAGSSLQTALDPVVNWVKGLWFSIS, encoded by the coding sequence ATGCCCTGGAACAGTCGCTGGATGCGCGTGCTGGTCGGCGTGCTCCTCCTCAGTGCTGCCATCCTTGCTGTCCTACCAAGCTTCACGGGCTACACCAGCCTCGACGGCACAGTGAACGCCCGCTTCGCCGTCGTCTCGGCGCCCATCGAGGGCGTCGTCTCCGATACGCCACCGAAGGTCGGCACGGCGCTGCCCGAGGATACCTCGGTGTTCTTCATCAACAACGACCGCATCGCACGGACCGCGGAGGCACAGCTTGATGCGGACCTGGGCGCAGCGAAGGAAAAGCTGCGCGCTCTGGAGATGCAGGCGAAGGATCTCTCCGCGCTGAAAACCGATCTCGTGGGCCGCCTCAAGGAATACCAGCAGGCGAGCATAACGAGCATCCAGCAAGAGATCGTCATCCGTCAGCAGCGCATCGCAACAGCGCAGGCGAACAAGACGTCAGCCGAGGCGGACCTCGCGCGCAAGCAGACGCTGGGCGCGACCGGCGTGGTGGCCGGCAGTTCGGTCGAGCAGGCCCGCGCCGCCTCGGTCGGCGCCAGCAGCGAGCAGAACATCGCCAAGGCCGAACTGGAGCGGCTCCAGCGCCAGCTGGACGCGCTCAAGCGCGGCACCTTCGTGGGCGAGGGCCGCAATGACGTGCCCTACTCGCAGCAGCGCACCGACGAGGTCACGATCCAGCTTGCCAACGTCGAGGCGCAGATCCGGATCGAGAAGGCGCGCACCCAGCAGTTGAGCGTCCAGCTCTCCTTGGAGCGCTCCCGCAACGACCGGCTCTCCTTCGTCGCGGTGCAGATTCCCTTCAAGGGGGTGATCTGGCGCAACAATGTCGTGGCGGGCTCGAACGTGCTGGTCGGCAACGAGTTGATGCGCCTGCTCGACTGCCGCGACCTGTTCGTGGACATCCTCGTGGATGAGGTGAACTACGATGAGATCAAGCCGGGCGACAGAGCCGATGTGCGGCTGCTCGGAACGTCCCAGGTGATCGGAGGCCGGGTCGTGTCGGTGCGCGGGTCGGCCGCCGCCGTCGAGGAGACGGTGCTGGCAGCCATCCCGCCGCAGAGCCGGGGCAAGAACGCGCGCATCCGGGTCGCGCTCGACCCGAGCGATATGCAGACCGACTACGCCAATTTCTGTCAGGTCGGCCGCACGGTCCAGGTCCGGTTCGCGCGTGCCGGATCGTCCCTGCAAACCGCGCTCGATCCCGTCGTGAACTGGGTGAAGGGCCTGTGGTTCAGCATCTCGTAA
- a CDS encoding glycosyltransferase family 2 protein: MVQHLVNLGPTLFVAAFFFLFTLNWPRDRTWTRAITCTFVLLVAVRYLGWRFFHTVLPYPADRSFGFFWTWFVFCVEIGAFADILLFLVAMSRYVDRHAEADRLERDFFARPSDGLPTVDVFIPTYNEPLDVLERTIVGALALDFPRDKLNVYVLGDKRRDWLREYCESKGAIHVTRPDNSHAKAGNMNNGLTVSSGEFVAIFDADFVPYRNFLRRTLPFFEDPTIGIVQTPQHFFNKDPVQSNLSLEKVWPDEQRLFFDEMATSRDAWDVSFCCGSCSIARRSAIDAIGGFPHDSITEDLLTTLAMLNKGYKTRYLNERLSMGLAAENLKGYFVQRGRWCRGGIQTIYLHNGPLRGPGLNLFQRVMFIPLSWLVQYTVRFVILIVPAIYLWTGAAPLYFTGTADIVRYQLPVLVGYFLLMGWLTPTRYLPLISSAVGTFATFRMLPVVLSSLIKPFGVPFKVTPKGSGNEESAFDAYTFFSIAFWIAVTSLGLIVNIVPEWSRIGEGEFSVVSAYWAVVNIVVLMIASLICFEKPRPLVESFSTNERALVLGVSETYREARIVSLSLEGGIAEFATPPDLRSGEHMWIEMDAFPHLRCKVEKVVQSEAGKPVCVKFSYTLDGACRDRMIVKLYTGRYSQDIHDLDKSAIAGGVWSRMFGRSAQAA; encoded by the coding sequence GTGGTTCAGCATCTCGTAAACCTCGGGCCGACGCTGTTCGTCGCGGCCTTCTTCTTCCTCTTCACCCTGAACTGGCCTCGGGACCGCACGTGGACGCGCGCGATCACCTGCACCTTCGTGCTGCTTGTCGCCGTGCGCTATCTCGGGTGGCGCTTCTTCCACACCGTGCTGCCCTACCCGGCGGACCGAAGCTTCGGCTTCTTCTGGACGTGGTTCGTGTTCTGCGTCGAGATCGGCGCCTTCGCCGACATCCTGCTCTTCCTCGTGGCGATGAGCCGCTACGTGGATCGGCACGCCGAGGCCGACCGCCTGGAGCGCGATTTCTTCGCCCGCCCCTCCGACGGCCTGCCCACCGTCGACGTGTTCATCCCGACCTACAACGAGCCTCTGGACGTCCTGGAACGGACCATCGTCGGGGCTCTCGCGCTCGACTTCCCGCGGGACAAGCTGAACGTCTATGTCCTCGGCGACAAGCGCCGCGACTGGCTGCGGGAGTATTGCGAGTCGAAGGGCGCAATCCACGTCACGCGCCCGGACAACAGCCACGCCAAAGCGGGCAACATGAACAACGGCCTGACGGTCTCGTCGGGTGAGTTCGTCGCGATCTTCGATGCGGATTTCGTTCCCTACCGCAACTTCCTGCGCCGCACGCTGCCCTTCTTCGAGGATCCGACCATCGGCATCGTGCAGACGCCGCAGCACTTCTTCAACAAGGACCCGGTGCAGTCGAACCTCAGCCTCGAGAAGGTCTGGCCCGACGAGCAGCGGCTGTTCTTCGATGAGATGGCCACATCGCGCGACGCCTGGGACGTGAGCTTCTGCTGCGGCTCCTGCTCGATCGCGCGGCGAAGCGCCATCGACGCGATCGGCGGCTTCCCGCACGATTCGATCACCGAGGATCTGCTCACCACCCTCGCGATGCTCAACAAGGGCTACAAGACCCGTTACCTCAATGAGCGGCTGTCGATGGGTCTCGCGGCCGAGAACCTGAAGGGCTACTTCGTGCAGCGCGGGCGCTGGTGCCGGGGCGGCATCCAGACGATCTACCTGCATAACGGCCCGCTGCGCGGCCCCGGCCTCAACCTCTTCCAGCGGGTGATGTTCATCCCCCTGTCCTGGTTGGTGCAGTACACCGTCCGCTTCGTCATCCTGATCGTGCCCGCAATCTACCTGTGGACCGGGGCGGCTCCGCTCTACTTCACCGGCACGGCGGACATCGTGCGCTACCAGCTTCCCGTGCTGGTCGGCTATTTCCTGCTGATGGGCTGGCTCACGCCGACGCGCTACCTGCCCCTGATCTCCTCGGCCGTCGGCACCTTCGCGACCTTCCGCATGTTGCCCGTCGTGCTCTCCAGCCTGATCAAGCCCTTCGGTGTGCCGTTCAAGGTCACGCCCAAGGGCTCGGGCAACGAGGAATCCGCGTTCGACGCCTACACGTTCTTCTCGATCGCCTTCTGGATCGCGGTCACGTCGCTGGGTCTCATCGTCAACATCGTACCCGAATGGTCGCGCATCGGTGAGGGCGAGTTCTCAGTGGTCTCGGCCTACTGGGCCGTGGTCAACATCGTGGTCTTGATGATCGCATCGCTGATCTGCTTCGAGAAGCCGCGCCCCCTCGTGGAGTCGTTCTCCACCAACGAGCGCGCGCTCGTGCTCGGGGTGAGCGAGACGTACCGTGAGGCACGCATCGTCAGCCTCTCGCTGGAGGGAGGCATCGCGGAGTTCGCCACGCCCCCGGACCTGCGCAGCGGCGAGCATATGTGGATCGAGATGGACGCGTTCCCGCACCTGCGCTGCAAGGTCGAGAAGGTCGTGCAGTCGGAGGCGGGCAAGCCTGTCTGCGTGAAATTCAGCTACACGCTCGACGGCGCGTGCCGCGACCGCATGATCGTCAAGCTCTACACGGGCCGCTACAGCCAGGACATCCATGACCTCGACAAGTCCGCCATCGCGGGCGGGGTCTGGTCGCGGATGTTCGGTCGGAGCGCGCAGGCCGCCTAG
- a CDS encoding glycoside hydrolase family 16 protein, which produces MSSALCKSALPHRAALTARAAWIVVALACLDVQTPALGDDTISIDPSDLAHTAKLTFSDEFDTLSLWDGSGGTWDTTYWWSQGKNGVTLASNHEQQWYIDSRYAPTASVRPWSVSNGILSLIAAPADPKFRPLINGYGYTSGMLTTYRAFMQQGGYFEMRAKLPAGQGIWPAFWMLPADGSWPPELDAMEMLGHDPATIFMTVHSQATGTHTQAQGSAKVPETSAAFHTYGVLWEASKITWSFDGQPVYTTTPPSDLNKPLYILVNLAIGGDWPGSPDATTPFPAVYQIDYVRAYAPLCTRTR; this is translated from the coding sequence ATGTCATCGGCCCTTTGCAAGTCCGCCCTCCCCCACCGCGCGGCTTTGACGGCCCGGGCCGCGTGGATCGTCGTCGCGCTTGCGTGTCTGGATGTGCAAACACCTGCCTTGGGAGACGACACGATCAGCATCGATCCCTCCGATCTGGCCCATACAGCAAAATTAACCTTCTCGGATGAGTTCGATACGCTCAGCCTCTGGGACGGCAGCGGCGGCACATGGGACACGACCTACTGGTGGTCTCAGGGCAAGAATGGCGTCACCCTCGCGTCGAACCATGAGCAGCAATGGTACATCGACTCCCGCTACGCGCCGACGGCTTCCGTGAGGCCCTGGTCCGTCTCGAACGGGATCTTGAGCCTGATCGCCGCCCCCGCCGATCCGAAGTTCCGCCCCCTGATCAACGGCTACGGCTACACCTCGGGCATGCTCACGACCTATCGCGCCTTCATGCAGCAGGGCGGCTACTTCGAGATGCGTGCGAAACTGCCCGCGGGTCAGGGCATCTGGCCGGCCTTCTGGATGCTGCCGGCCGATGGCTCCTGGCCGCCTGAGCTCGACGCGATGGAGATGCTGGGTCACGACCCTGCGACCATCTTCATGACCGTGCACTCGCAGGCCACAGGCACGCATACGCAGGCGCAAGGATCGGCCAAGGTTCCCGAAACCTCGGCAGCCTTTCACACCTACGGCGTGCTGTGGGAAGCCTCCAAGATAACGTGGTCCTTCGACGGCCAGCCCGTCTACACGACGACACCGCCGAGCGACCTCAACAAGCCGCTCTACATCCTGGTCAACCTGGCGATCGGCGGGGACTGGCCGGGGAGCCCGGACGCCACCACGCCGTTCCCGGCGGTCTACCAGATCGACTACGTCCGCGCCTACGCGCCGCTCTGCACGAGGACGCGCTAG
- a CDS encoding PAS domain S-box protein, which produces MAVIQSSPASIFFVADGSEMAERIRAHDWASTSLGPIEAWPQNLRTVVDLMLTSPGPTSVMWGPERVQLYNDAYVPIAGERHPEALGRRTAENWSDAYDSFLGPVLDRVFAGEAVRVGEHPVPLCASCGGLKERVFTGSFQPVRDEVGQVVGVFHPLAEEAAEQTWAILERARTEEALRGSEARLAAIFAGATVGLSEVDLGGRFLRVNEELCRIVGRGRDELLGLRIVDVTHPDSVRPSMDAIAEALKTGQAASLDKRYVRPDGSSVWASSRVSHLNDDGQSGNLLVVTVDLTERLAAEERVRESEGRYRQIVEGAEDFAIATIGEHGRITSWNTGAARITGFEEGDIVGRSGEIIFTPEDRVAGAPDHELDRAKADGRSLNERWHIRKDGTRFWGSGVTMRLDQPGGGYLKIFRDRTPEHEAEAALRQAQAALAAEVEALGQLQEVSTRLIGDEAPQSVYDAILTAATDLMGSECASIQMLNASGDLELLAHRGYDPRSAVYWQTVRATSESTCGVALTTGERVVVPDVEDSGLTVGSGDLQSYRWTGMRAVQTTPLLSRSGKPIGMISTHWKRPLRPPERDLKLFDVLARQAADAIERTTAQAELRESEARQAFLLSLADTLRSLRTSAEIASTAAELLGERFGLSRVFYAEYFGSLMRVERDYTNGVASIAGEHDLTAFGPELLRAYRECPIVKVDDVRTDPRFSEEARAGLQARQVGAYFDVVLFEEDQWVSLLALQSAAPRAWTASEEGLFQEVGERVKVAIERARAEDRLRELNETLEAQVAARTAALRRYHDIADATVAPICAFDTDYRVIAFNRAHNAEFRRVNGFDTKVGDIFPDLFIPEQGAKMRALMTRALAGERFTVLEEFGRPELGTPCWEITYTPLLEEDGRVVGTFYHAVDISDRLTTQAELEAAQEALRQSQKMEAMGQLTGGVAHDFNNLLTPIVGALDMLQRKGFGGEREQRLITGAAQSAERAKTLVQRLLAFARRQPLQAVPVDIVKLVHGMGDLVSSTTGPQIRVLVEAPDDLPPAKADPNQLEMALLNLSVNARDAMPDNGTLRISASAEAVGPGHRSKLRTGAYICLSVADTGSGMDEATLARAVEPFFSTKGVGKGTGLGLSMVHGLASQLGGALTIQSRPGLGTNVELWLPVSAARPELPEAVPDNAPPPAARGTALLVDDEELVRTSTADMLSDLGYSIIEAASAEEAIRFVDQGGPFDLLVTDHLMPGMNGTDLARAIRTARPGVAVLLVSGYAEREGIAPDLPRLTKPFRKDELAASLAQLPSSN; this is translated from the coding sequence ATGGCCGTTATCCAATCATCCCCGGCAAGCATCTTTTTCGTCGCCGACGGCAGTGAGATGGCTGAGCGCATTCGCGCGCATGATTGGGCCTCGACGTCGCTTGGGCCGATCGAAGCCTGGCCGCAGAACCTCAGAACCGTGGTCGACCTTATGCTGACGTCTCCGGGTCCGACGTCGGTGATGTGGGGACCCGAACGTGTCCAGCTCTACAACGACGCCTATGTGCCGATTGCCGGGGAGCGCCACCCGGAAGCGCTGGGTAGGCGTACTGCCGAGAACTGGAGCGACGCCTACGACAGCTTCCTCGGACCCGTCCTGGACCGTGTTTTCGCCGGCGAGGCAGTCCGCGTCGGCGAGCACCCGGTGCCGCTGTGCGCCTCGTGCGGCGGCCTGAAGGAACGCGTCTTCACCGGCAGCTTCCAGCCGGTGCGCGACGAGGTCGGCCAAGTGGTGGGCGTGTTTCATCCGCTCGCCGAAGAGGCCGCGGAGCAGACCTGGGCGATACTCGAGCGCGCCAGAACCGAGGAGGCGCTGCGCGGAAGCGAGGCGCGCCTCGCCGCGATCTTCGCCGGCGCGACTGTCGGATTGTCCGAGGTCGATCTGGGCGGACGTTTTCTGCGGGTGAACGAGGAGCTGTGCCGCATTGTCGGGCGCGGACGAGATGAACTGCTCGGACTGAGAATCGTCGATGTGACCCACCCTGACTCCGTGCGGCCGAGCATGGACGCGATCGCCGAAGCATTGAAGACCGGTCAGGCCGCATCCCTCGACAAGCGCTATGTACGGCCGGACGGGAGCTCCGTCTGGGCGAGCAGCCGGGTTTCGCACCTGAACGACGACGGGCAGTCCGGCAATCTCCTTGTCGTAACAGTTGACTTGACGGAGCGGTTGGCAGCGGAAGAGCGTGTACGCGAAAGCGAGGGGCGCTATCGGCAGATCGTCGAGGGGGCCGAAGACTTCGCGATTGCCACGATCGGCGAGCACGGCAGGATTACGAGCTGGAACACGGGCGCCGCACGCATCACGGGCTTCGAGGAAGGTGACATCGTCGGACGGTCAGGCGAGATCATCTTCACGCCCGAAGACCGCGTAGCCGGTGCCCCCGATCACGAGCTGGACCGAGCAAAGGCCGACGGCCGCTCGCTCAACGAGCGCTGGCACATCAGAAAGGACGGCACCCGCTTTTGGGGCTCGGGTGTCACCATGCGGCTCGACCAGCCCGGCGGGGGCTACCTCAAGATCTTCCGCGATCGCACCCCCGAACACGAGGCTGAGGCGGCGCTGCGGCAGGCGCAGGCGGCGCTCGCGGCCGAGGTGGAGGCGCTGGGACAGCTGCAGGAGGTCAGCACGCGCCTGATCGGCGACGAGGCTCCGCAGTCAGTGTACGACGCGATCTTGACCGCTGCGACCGACCTGATGGGATCGGAATGCGCCAGCATTCAGATGCTGAACGCGTCCGGCGACCTCGAGCTGCTTGCACATCGGGGCTACGACCCGCGCTCGGCGGTTTATTGGCAGACGGTTCGCGCAACCTCTGAAAGCACCTGCGGCGTCGCGCTGACGACAGGCGAGCGGGTGGTCGTGCCCGACGTGGAAGACAGCGGCCTGACGGTCGGAAGCGGCGACCTTCAGTCCTATCGCTGGACGGGCATGCGCGCTGTCCAGACCACGCCACTCCTGTCGCGCTCGGGCAAGCCGATCGGCATGATCTCGACGCATTGGAAGCGCCCGCTCAGGCCCCCGGAACGCGATCTCAAGCTGTTCGACGTGCTCGCCCGGCAGGCCGCCGACGCGATTGAGCGGACGACAGCGCAGGCCGAGTTGCGCGAGAGCGAGGCGCGGCAAGCCTTCCTGCTCTCGCTGGCCGACACACTGCGCTCACTCAGGACGTCGGCGGAGATCGCCTCAACGGCCGCCGAGCTTCTCGGCGAGCGCTTTGGCCTGAGCCGGGTGTTCTATGCGGAGTATTTCGGCAGCCTGATGAGGGTTGAGCGCGACTACACGAATGGGGTCGCCTCGATCGCCGGCGAACACGATCTGACGGCATTCGGACCAGAGCTGCTGCGCGCCTATCGCGAATGCCCGATCGTCAAGGTCGACGATGTTCGCACAGATCCACGCTTCAGCGAAGAAGCGCGAGCCGGGCTCCAGGCGAGGCAAGTCGGCGCCTACTTCGACGTGGTCCTGTTCGAGGAGGACCAGTGGGTCAGCCTGCTCGCCTTGCAGAGCGCGGCACCTCGGGCGTGGACAGCGTCTGAGGAGGGCTTATTCCAAGAGGTCGGCGAGCGCGTGAAGGTCGCGATCGAACGCGCCCGTGCCGAGGACCGGCTTCGGGAACTGAACGAGACGCTTGAGGCGCAAGTCGCCGCGCGCACCGCTGCACTCCGGCGCTACCACGACATCGCCGATGCGACCGTGGCGCCGATCTGCGCCTTCGATACTGACTACCGCGTGATCGCGTTCAATCGAGCGCACAATGCCGAGTTCCGGCGGGTGAACGGCTTCGACACCAAGGTCGGCGACATATTCCCCGATCTGTTCATCCCCGAACAAGGGGCGAAGATGCGCGCGCTGATGACACGTGCTCTGGCGGGCGAGCGCTTCACGGTGCTGGAGGAGTTCGGCAGGCCAGAGCTCGGCACGCCATGCTGGGAGATCACCTACACGCCCCTTCTAGAGGAGGACGGCCGGGTCGTTGGTACATTTTACCACGCGGTCGACATCTCCGATCGGCTTACGACGCAAGCGGAGCTCGAAGCCGCTCAGGAGGCTCTGCGCCAGAGCCAGAAGATGGAGGCGATGGGCCAGCTCACCGGCGGCGTCGCGCACGACTTCAACAACCTGCTTACACCCATCGTAGGGGCCCTGGACATGCTCCAGCGCAAGGGATTCGGCGGCGAGCGCGAACAGCGCCTCATCACAGGAGCCGCTCAGTCGGCCGAGCGCGCCAAGACGCTGGTGCAACGACTGCTCGCCTTCGCCAGGCGCCAGCCACTCCAAGCGGTGCCGGTCGACATCGTGAAGCTGGTGCATGGGATGGGTGACCTCGTATCGAGCACGACGGGGCCACAGATCAGGGTGCTGGTCGAGGCGCCCGACGACTTGCCGCCCGCCAAGGCCGATCCGAACCAGCTCGAGATGGCGCTCCTGAACCTCAGCGTGAACGCGCGCGATGCGATGCCGGACAACGGCACGCTCCGCATTTCGGCGAGCGCAGAGGCCGTTGGCCCAGGCCACCGCTCAAAGCTCCGTACTGGGGCATACATTTGTCTGTCAGTCGCCGACACCGGCTCCGGGATGGATGAGGCCACACTTGCACGTGCGGTCGAGCCGTTCTTCTCCACCAAGGGTGTGGGCAAAGGGACGGGCCTGGGCCTCAGCATGGTGCATGGCCTTGCCTCGCAGCTTGGGGGCGCGCTGACCATCCAGAGCCGCCCCGGCCTCGGCACCAATGTCGAGCTCTGGCTACCTGTTAGCGCGGCCAGGCCCGAGTTGCCGGAAGCAGTTCCCGACAACGCACCTCCGCCCGCGGCGCGCGGGACGGCGTTGCTCGTGGACGACGAAGAGCTCGTCCGCACGAGCACGGCCGACATGCTGAGCGACCTTGGTTACAGCATCATCGAAGCGGCTTCGGCCGAGGAGGCGATCAGGTTCGTCGACCAAGGTGGTCCCTTCGATCTACTCGTCACCGATCACCTTATGCCGGGGATGAACGGCACTGACTTGGCCCGCGCAATCCGGACCGCCCGGCCCGGCGTGGCCGTGCTCCTAGTTTCGGGCTACGCCGAGCGGGAGGGAATCGCCCCCGATCTTCCCAGACTGACCAAGCCGTTCCGAAAGGATGAGCTCGCGGCAAGCCTTGCCCAACTCCCGAGCAGCAACTGA